The following coding sequences lie in one Acidimicrobiia bacterium genomic window:
- a CDS encoding OB-fold domain-containing protein, with amino-acid sequence MARVPVADALFTWPSDDPQLIGSRCTSCGIVTFPVQESCPRCAFTDMEEHLLPRRGRLWAWTTQSFPPPSPPYSGPTGDAFVPYGIGYVELPGEVKVESRLTEADPAVLRDGMEMELAIVPFRTDDEGNEVVTFAFAPVGDAASGGGA; translated from the coding sequence ATGGCCCGCGTTCCCGTCGCGGACGCACTGTTCACGTGGCCGAGCGACGACCCGCAACTCATCGGGAGCCGGTGCACGTCGTGCGGGATCGTGACGTTCCCGGTGCAGGAGTCGTGCCCGCGGTGCGCGTTCACCGACATGGAGGAGCACCTGCTGCCCCGGCGCGGTCGGTTGTGGGCGTGGACGACGCAGAGCTTCCCGCCGCCGTCGCCGCCGTACAGCGGGCCGACGGGTGACGCGTTCGTGCCGTACGGGATCGGGTACGTCGAGCTGCCGGGCGAGGTGAAGGTCGAGAGCCGCCTGACCGAGGCGGACCCCGCCGTGTTGCGTGACGGGATGGAGATGGAGCTCGCGATCGTGCCGTTCCGCACCGACGACGAGGGCAACGAGGTCGTGACGTTCGCGTTCGCGCCCGTCGGTGATGCGGCGAGCGGAGGGGGAGCCTGA
- a CDS encoding thiolase family protein has protein sequence MANDVAIIGVGLHPFGRFPGVTGIDMGAVAIRRALADAGVEWRDVQFAFGGSYEVDNPDAVVALLGLTGIPFTDVYNGCATAASALTLAANTIRLGEYDLGVAVGMDKHLPGAFSADPRLYACPSWYGELGHFLTTKFFGMKINKYMHDHGISRETLARVAAKNYRNGARNPNAFRRKALSEEEILASPVLNWPLTQYMFCSPDEGAAAVVLCRADQAHRYTDTPIYLRATTVRTRRLGAFEVHSPWLPIEETPGPTVDASRAAFETAGIGPDDVDVIQLQDTDAGAEVIHLAENGFCADGEQEALVARGELEIDGRLPVNTDGGLTANGEPIGASGLRQVHEVVLQLRGQAGDRQVPGNPSVGYTQLYGAPGTAGVSILST, from the coding sequence ATGGCGAACGACGTCGCGATCATCGGGGTCGGGCTGCACCCGTTCGGTCGGTTCCCCGGCGTGACGGGCATCGACATGGGTGCCGTCGCGATCCGCCGCGCGCTCGCGGACGCCGGCGTCGAGTGGCGCGACGTGCAGTTCGCGTTCGGCGGGAGCTACGAGGTGGACAACCCGGACGCCGTCGTCGCGCTCCTGGGCCTGACCGGCATCCCGTTCACCGACGTCTACAACGGCTGCGCGACCGCGGCGAGCGCGCTCACGCTCGCGGCGAACACGATCCGGCTCGGCGAGTACGACCTCGGTGTCGCGGTCGGGATGGACAAGCACCTGCCGGGCGCGTTCAGCGCGGATCCGCGGCTGTACGCGTGCCCGTCGTGGTACGGGGAGCTCGGCCACTTCCTGACGACGAAGTTCTTCGGGATGAAGATCAACAAGTACATGCACGACCACGGGATCTCGCGTGAGACGCTTGCGAGGGTGGCGGCGAAGAACTACCGCAACGGGGCGCGCAATCCGAACGCGTTCCGGCGCAAGGCGTTGAGCGAGGAGGAGATCCTCGCGTCGCCGGTCCTCAACTGGCCGTTGACGCAGTACATGTTCTGCAGCCCGGACGAGGGTGCCGCGGCGGTCGTGCTGTGCCGGGCCGATCAGGCGCACCGCTACACCGACACGCCGATCTACCTGCGCGCGACGACCGTGCGCACGCGGCGGCTCGGCGCGTTCGAGGTGCACAGCCCGTGGTTGCCGATCGAGGAGACACCCGGCCCGACCGTCGACGCGTCCCGCGCCGCGTTCGAGACCGCAGGGATCGGTCCGGACGACGTCGACGTCATCCAGTTGCAGGACACCGACGCCGGCGCGGAGGTGATCCATCTGGCCGAGAACGGCTTCTGCGCGGACGGCGAGCAGGAGGCGCTGGTCGCGCGCGGTGAGCTCGAGATCGACGGCCGTCTGCCGGTCAACACCGACGGCGGGCTCACCGCGAACGGCGAGCCGATCGGTGCGTCCGGGCTGCGCCAGGTGCACGAGGTCGTGCTGCAGCTGCGCGGTCAGGCCGGCGACCGGCAGGTGCCCGGCAACCCGTCCGTCGGCTACACCCAGCTCTACGGCGCACCCGGCACCGCAGGCGTCTCGATCCTTTCGACATGA
- a CDS encoding acyl-CoA dehydrogenase family protein produces the protein MTTSTDPDIRREMIETVRTFVARDVTPVATAMEQRDEYPAEIVATMKDLGLFGITIPETYGGLGLDLLTYIGVIEELSYGWMSLSGVINTHTMCATLIANFGTDEQKQRWLPQMATGERRGALSLSEPDAGTDTRNISCRAVRDGDEWVVNGTKAWVTNGERAGIVALAARTDEGVSAFAVEKEPGPRFGGLSVSKNVGKLGYRGIETVEMSYADHRLPADALIGAPGRGLPQILSVLEIGRINIAARAVGVARAAFDAALAYAQQRETMGKPIAQHQAIQMKLADMATRLEASRLLTISAAERRQAGERCDVEAGMAKLFASETAFEVATEAMRIHGGVGYTTELPVERYYRDAPLMMIGEGTNEIQRIVIARGLLARASEGR, from the coding sequence ATGACCACGTCCACCGACCCGGACATCCGCCGGGAGATGATCGAGACGGTGCGCACGTTCGTCGCGCGCGACGTGACGCCCGTCGCGACCGCGATGGAGCAGCGCGACGAGTACCCGGCCGAGATCGTCGCCACGATGAAGGACCTCGGACTGTTCGGGATCACGATCCCGGAGACCTACGGCGGTCTCGGGCTCGACCTCCTCACGTACATCGGGGTGATCGAGGAGCTGTCGTACGGGTGGATGTCGCTGTCGGGCGTCATCAACACCCACACGATGTGCGCGACGTTGATCGCGAACTTCGGGACCGACGAGCAGAAGCAGCGCTGGCTGCCGCAGATGGCGACGGGGGAGCGGCGTGGCGCGCTCTCGCTGTCCGAGCCCGACGCCGGCACCGACACGCGCAACATCTCGTGTCGCGCTGTCCGCGACGGCGACGAGTGGGTCGTCAACGGCACGAAGGCCTGGGTCACCAACGGCGAGCGCGCGGGCATCGTCGCGCTCGCGGCGCGCACGGACGAAGGTGTCTCCGCCTTCGCGGTCGAGAAGGAGCCCGGGCCCCGCTTCGGTGGCCTCTCGGTGTCGAAGAACGTCGGCAAGCTCGGCTACCGCGGCATCGAGACCGTCGAGATGAGCTACGCGGACCACCGGCTCCCGGCCGACGCGCTGATCGGCGCGCCCGGCCGCGGCCTGCCCCAGATCCTGAGCGTGCTCGAGATCGGCCGCATCAACATCGCGGCCCGGGCCGTGGGGGTCGCACGGGCCGCGTTCGACGCCGCGCTCGCCTACGCGCAACAGCGCGAGACGATGGGCAAGCCGATCGCGCAGCACCAGGCGATCCAGATGAAGCTCGCCGACATGGCGACCCGGCTCGAGGCGTCGCGCCTGCTGACGATCTCGGCGGCCGAGCGCAGGCAGGCGGGGGAGCGCTGCGACGTCGAGGCCGGGATGGCGAAGCTCTTCGCGAGCGAGACCGCGTTCGAGGTCGCGACCGAGGCGATGCGCATCCACGGCGGCGTCGGGTACACGACGGAGCTGCCGGTCGAGCGCTACTACCGCGACGCGCCGCTGATGATGATCGGCGAGGGCACGAACGAGATCCAGCGGATCGTGATCGCGCGCGGCCTGCTGGCGCGCGCGAGCGAGGGCCGGTAG
- a CDS encoding acyl-CoA dehydrogenase, producing MDTRDSPEQAELRRAARQLARGLGPANVADLDDATRVKRLAAAVHDAGWLELRDDAGDGSPVAGGVEAGIVADALGAAVADVAFAGPLLAADLARRAGAGSASRAVVGFAPDLVSVAVADRHETSAPVYAPDAGDADVALVLVRDGDAHRLGRIRLEREIERDGADLTRAVQAILVGAPVVDVSGQSRAITGDDVASWTALGLALTAADLVGIMRGVLDVTVEYAKERRQYGVPVGSFQAVQHLLAEARCLMEGSLSVALHASWAVDDLPPSEALAAGRVAKTYCARAARTVCETAVQVHGGIGNTWECIVHVYLRRALLSSRWFGDDGEHLRALQRDRLAVGDGAEPLPEAGRRSGIDHQLEVGDGLP from the coding sequence TTGGATACCCGGGACAGCCCCGAGCAGGCGGAGCTGCGGCGCGCGGCGCGGCAGCTCGCCCGCGGGCTGGGGCCCGCGAACGTCGCCGACCTGGACGACGCCACGCGCGTCAAGCGGTTGGCCGCCGCGGTGCACGACGCGGGGTGGCTGGAGCTGCGCGACGACGCCGGTGACGGGTCGCCGGTGGCGGGCGGGGTGGAGGCGGGCATCGTCGCCGACGCGCTCGGCGCCGCGGTCGCGGACGTCGCGTTCGCGGGCCCGCTTCTCGCGGCGGACCTCGCGCGCCGCGCCGGTGCGGGCAGCGCGTCCCGCGCGGTCGTCGGCTTCGCACCCGACCTGGTCAGCGTCGCGGTCGCCGACCGTCACGAGACGAGCGCGCCGGTGTACGCGCCCGATGCCGGCGATGCCGACGTCGCGCTCGTGCTCGTGCGCGACGGCGACGCGCACCGTCTCGGACGCATTCGTCTCGAGCGCGAGATCGAGCGCGACGGCGCGGATCTCACCCGCGCGGTGCAGGCGATCCTGGTCGGCGCGCCCGTCGTCGACGTGTCCGGTCAGTCGCGCGCGATCACGGGCGACGACGTCGCGTCGTGGACCGCGCTCGGCCTCGCGCTCACTGCCGCGGATCTCGTCGGGATCATGCGCGGCGTCCTGGACGTGACCGTCGAGTACGCGAAGGAACGGCGCCAATACGGCGTCCCCGTCGGGTCGTTCCAAGCCGTGCAGCACCTGTTGGCCGAGGCGCGCTGCCTGATGGAGGGATCGCTGAGCGTCGCGCTGCACGCGTCGTGGGCCGTCGACGACCTCCCGCCCAGCGAGGCGCTCGCGGCCGGACGCGTCGCGAAGACCTACTGTGCACGCGCCGCACGGACCGTGTGCGAGACCGCGGTGCAGGTCCACGGCGGCATCGGGAACACGTGGGAGTGCATCGTGCACGTCTACCTGCGCCGCGCGCTGCTGTCGTCGCGGTGGTTCGGCGACGACGGCGAGCACCTGCGCGCGCTGCAGCGAGACCGTCTCGCGGTAGGAGATGGAGCGGAGCCGTTGCCGGAGGCGGGACGGCGCAGCGGAATCGACCATCAACTCGAGGTCGGCGATGGACTTCCGTGA
- a CDS encoding acyl-CoA dehydrogenase family protein — protein MDFRDSPEEAEFRARLRAWLVDNNPGLPASSTDDEYWARQAEWHTALYDAGFFGLSWPTRYGGHDLPTVYEVILDEELAAAGAPPRPSLGYLVQGIGTHGSDEIKDRFLPGLISGRDRWCQGFSEPDAGSDLASLRTTATREGDEYVVHGHKIWTSYSDVADWCFLLARTDPDVPKHKGITAFALPMRQPGVEQRPLRMINGITKEFGQVLFDGARVPAANMIGGPGEGWRVAMTIVSHEREPGELGYVARYAKTVKELEHTVRADPGAYRDDQRAAVAWAYVQAEMLRLHVCRRLSERLDGVEHGPGGSVDKLLMTWVEQTVGAAALDVSGARAALDGEDVALKTYLYSRAQSVMGGTSQIQKNIVATRILGLPTT, from the coding sequence ATGGACTTCCGTGACTCGCCCGAGGAGGCCGAGTTCCGCGCGCGTCTGCGCGCGTGGCTCGTCGACAACAACCCCGGGCTGCCCGCGTCGTCCACCGACGACGAGTACTGGGCCCGCCAGGCCGAGTGGCACACCGCGCTCTACGACGCGGGGTTCTTCGGCCTGAGCTGGCCGACGCGCTACGGCGGCCACGACCTGCCGACCGTCTACGAGGTCATCCTCGACGAGGAGCTCGCCGCGGCGGGCGCGCCGCCCCGCCCGAGCCTCGGGTACCTGGTGCAGGGGATCGGCACGCACGGCAGCGACGAGATCAAGGATCGGTTCCTGCCCGGGCTCATCAGCGGGCGCGACCGGTGGTGCCAGGGCTTCAGCGAGCCCGACGCCGGCTCGGACCTCGCGTCGCTGCGCACGACTGCCACGCGCGAAGGCGACGAGTACGTGGTCCACGGGCACAAGATCTGGACGAGCTACTCCGACGTCGCCGACTGGTGCTTCCTCCTCGCGCGCACGGATCCCGACGTGCCGAAGCACAAGGGCATCACCGCGTTCGCGCTGCCGATGCGGCAGCCCGGCGTCGAGCAGCGGCCGTTGCGGATGATCAACGGGATCACGAAGGAGTTCGGGCAGGTCCTGTTCGACGGCGCGCGCGTCCCGGCCGCGAACATGATCGGCGGGCCCGGAGAGGGCTGGCGCGTCGCGATGACGATCGTCAGCCACGAGCGCGAGCCGGGCGAGCTCGGATACGTCGCGCGGTACGCGAAGACCGTGAAGGAGCTCGAGCACACGGTGCGGGCGGACCCAGGTGCGTACCGCGACGACCAACGCGCGGCGGTCGCGTGGGCGTACGTGCAGGCCGAGATGCTCCGCCTCCACGTCTGCCGGCGGCTGTCCGAGCGTCTCGACGGGGTCGAGCACGGCCCCGGCGGCTCGGTCGACAAGCTGCTCATGACGTGGGTCGAGCAGACCGTCGGCGCCGCGGCGCTCGACGTGTCGGGCGCGCGGGCCGCGCTCGACGGTGAGGACGTCGCGCTGAAGACGTACCTCTACAGCCGCGCGCAGAGCGTGATGGGCGGCACGTCCCAGATCCAGAAGAACATCGTCGCGACGCGCATCCTCGGCCTGCCGACGACGTGA
- a CDS encoding enoyl-CoA hydratase/isomerase family protein, translating to MDYDLPDVVRVEADGPVRVVTLSRPDQLNAVNDDVHLALARVWPQLSADVDARAAVITGEGRAFSAGGDFDLLDRMAKDRALRERTIAEGRELVLEMIRCRVPVVAAVNGPAVGLGCSVIALSDVVYMAESAYLSDPHVTVGLVAADGGPLTWPLHTSLLIAKEYAFTGERITATRAAEIGLANHVCPDGEVLPAALAAAHKIAGLPRQAVEATKRVLNLHLERAVLATIDFAMASETQSFDTDDLRANVDRFLGR from the coding sequence GTGGACTACGACCTTCCCGACGTCGTGCGCGTCGAGGCCGACGGCCCGGTCCGCGTCGTCACGCTGTCGCGTCCGGACCAGCTCAACGCGGTCAACGACGACGTGCACCTCGCGCTCGCGCGCGTGTGGCCGCAACTCAGCGCGGACGTCGACGCGCGCGCGGCAGTCATCACCGGCGAAGGGCGCGCGTTCTCGGCCGGTGGCGACTTCGACCTCCTCGACCGGATGGCGAAGGACCGCGCGCTGCGCGAACGCACGATCGCCGAGGGTCGCGAGCTCGTGCTCGAGATGATCCGGTGCCGGGTGCCCGTCGTCGCCGCGGTGAACGGGCCCGCGGTCGGGCTCGGGTGCAGCGTGATCGCGCTGTCGGACGTCGTCTACATGGCGGAGTCCGCGTACCTGTCCGATCCGCACGTGACGGTCGGGCTCGTCGCCGCCGACGGCGGACCGCTCACGTGGCCGCTGCACACGAGCCTGCTGATCGCCAAGGAGTACGCGTTCACGGGCGAGCGGATCACCGCGACGCGCGCGGCCGAGATCGGGCTCGCCAACCACGTGTGTCCCGACGGCGAGGTGCTGCCCGCCGCGCTCGCGGCCGCGCACAAGATCGCCGGGCTGCCGCGGCAGGCCGTCGAGGCGACCAAGCGCGTCCTCAACCTGCACCTCGAACGCGCCGTGCTCGCGACGATCGACTTCGCCATGGCGTCGGAGACGCAGTCGTTCGACACCGACGACCTCCGGGCCAACGTCGACCGCTTCCTCGGCCGTTGA
- a CDS encoding enoyl-CoA hydratase/isomerase family protein, producing MIREELRDRVTWLTFDRPERLNAFTADDYVSLRERVERIAGDDGVRAVVLTGHGRAFSAGADRSLVDGTASERERELAAIEFPALLGALEACSKPILAAVNGLAVGFGATVLLYCDLVLMAESARLRLPFTSLGIVPEAGSSALLPARARGSDAVWAMLSSEWIDAPGALAMGFAWRVVPDDDLGDATQQAAAAIAAHDPAAVAATKRLLTAGRAEIARAAIEREYAAMQALTGKLSPPA from the coding sequence GTGATCCGCGAGGAGCTGCGCGACCGCGTCACGTGGCTGACGTTCGACCGGCCCGAACGGCTGAACGCGTTCACGGCCGACGACTACGTCTCGTTGCGCGAGCGGGTCGAGCGTATCGCGGGTGACGACGGCGTCCGGGCCGTCGTGCTCACGGGCCACGGGCGCGCGTTCTCGGCGGGTGCGGACCGGTCGCTCGTCGACGGGACCGCGTCGGAACGCGAGCGCGAGCTCGCCGCGATCGAGTTCCCCGCGCTGCTCGGCGCGCTCGAGGCGTGCTCGAAGCCGATCCTCGCGGCGGTGAACGGGCTCGCGGTCGGGTTCGGCGCGACCGTGCTGCTGTACTGCGACCTGGTGCTGATGGCGGAGTCCGCCCGCCTGCGCCTGCCGTTCACGTCGCTCGGCATCGTCCCCGAGGCGGGCAGCTCCGCGCTGCTCCCCGCGCGGGCGCGCGGGAGCGATGCCGTGTGGGCGATGCTGTCGAGCGAGTGGATCGACGCGCCCGGCGCGCTCGCGATGGGATTCGCCTGGCGCGTCGTGCCCGACGACGACCTCGGCGACGCGACGCAGCAGGCCGCGGCCGCGATCGCGGCCCACGACCCGGCCGCGGTCGCGGCGACGAAGCGGTTGCTGACCGCCGGGCGCGCCGAGATCGCGCGCGCCGC